DNA sequence from the Paenibacillus physcomitrellae genome:
CTTTGCTGAAGTTATACGAACTACCGAGGGGAACAGACAGGTCTGTACACTAAAGGGAGTACCCTAGAGGGAGTTCACTAACCGTTTAGCCAGAAAGTTTTGAATAAGGCTGACACTCAGCTCCAATTCTTCTTCAAGTGGAAAATGCCCCGTATTCAGCAAATGAACCTCTGTATCTTGCAAATCCCTTTGATAGGCAAGTGCCCCCGCCGGCCCAAAGAAGATGTCATTTCTCCCCCAAGCAACTAACATCGGCGGTTGAAAAGCCTTGAAGTAATCATGCCAGAGCGGATATTGCTTCAAATTATTTTGATAATCATAAAAGAGCGCCAACTGAATATCAGCGTTCCCAGGCCGATCCAGAGTCATTTGATCCATGTTCCATGTATCAGGGCTTATCTCTTCAGGATTGCGGGTTCCGTTCACATATTGATATTTCGTTAGCTCAGGCGTCAGTAATAGAAGGACTTTCTCACGGATTGTACGATCCTCTGGATGGATCCAAAATGCACGAATCGGGTCCCAAGCCGGTTCAAGTCCCTCTTCGTAGGCATTCCCGTTTTGCGAGATGATGGCCTGAATTCGCTCAGGATGCCTGCTCGCCAAACGAAAACCTACCGGAGCGCCGTAGTCATGAACATAAAGGCTGTATGAATTCAGATTTAATTGTTCCACAAAATCGTTGATCAGATCGGCAAGGTTGTCGAACGTATAAGTAAACTCCGAAATGGATGGCTGATCGCTGTTCCCAAAACCCGGATAGTCGGGAGCAATGAGGTGGTATTCGTTCTCCAGTTCTCTGATAAGGTTTCGGAACATATGGGAAGATGAAGGAAATCCATGTAATAAAAGAAGAGTTGGATTCTCCCTGCTGCCCGCTTCCCGATAGAAGATATTCAAACCTTTAACTTTAGCAAATCTGTATTTTACCGTCATAACCCTCACCTTTCCGTGATTGATTTTGGATCCCCAACCAGTTGTGACCCGGTGTCCATATTATACATACAGGTCTGTATAGTTTCAATGGTTTTTTTAGCACAGAATTTCTATTTGCCATTCGTTTTCTAACTAATTATAATATATAGACCGATCTGTATAGTTATGGATTCTTTCGAATGGAGGACATCAGGTGGCTAACAAAAGTAAAAAAGAACATATTCTGCAGGTCGCTTCCGACTTGTTTAATAAACAGGGAATTCGCGCAACCGGCGTAGATCAGGTTGTTTCGGAATCCAATGTGGCCAAGATGACGTTATATAATCATTTTTCATCCAAAGATGACTTGGTGTTGGCTTATATGATGAGACAGGATGAGCAGTGGAGGAAATGGTTCGAGTTCGAGGTCAGTCAGCGCGGAGCAAGTCCAAAGGAGAAGCTGCTTGCTGTATTTGATGTGCTTGGAGAATGGTTTAAGCAATCCGAATTCAATGGCTGTACATTTATTAAGACTGCATCCGAATTTCTGGATCATGCCCACCCTTACTATGAGGCGGCCCATCGTTATAAATCCTATCTTCGCAAATATATCGCTTCACTGATCGAGCCAGCCCCTGCATCTAATTCCGAAGCGTTAGCGGGCGGCTTGTATCTGCTCGTGGAAGGCGCCATTACGACTGCCATGCTGCAAACGGATCCTGAGCCCGCCCTTCATGCTCGCGAAACCGCCCGGGTTCTGCTTGATCATTTCCTTCCTGCCCATTAACGGTTAAGAGCCTTCGGCTAAAAGTTAAGGGCATCCAGGCAGCCCCCCTTCCCTCTTCATCCTATACTTTCTTAATATTATTAAAGAAAAAAATACACTATGATATGCGGATAACGCATCCATAGTGTATTTTTCACAAAATCGAATGAATTTGGATAGCCTTGCTAAACCGTTCAATGGGTCCCCAAAACCATCTCTTACTTATGGTTCTTAGCTGCGCCTGAAAGGTTATTCTTTCACGCCGCCCAAAGCTACACCCGCGATAATATAACGGGATAACAGGAAGTACACCACGAACAGCGGTAAAGCCGTCAGAGCCAGGCCTAAATAGATGGAACCGAACTCTGTCTTGTAAATATCGCCGCGAAGCAAGCTGACCATGATCGGCATGGTATACTTATCCTTCTGAGTCAGGAGGATCAGCGGCATGAACAGGTTGTTCCAGTTTCCAACGAAAGCAAAGATCGCTTGTGTTGCTACAGCCGGCATCATCAAAGGCAGAATGATCCGGTTGAAGGTGGAGAATTCACCCGATCCGTCTACGCGGGCTGCTTCTACAATCTCGAGCGACAACGTTGCGAGCAGGTACTGACGCATGAAGAACACGACAGCCGGAGCCGCAATGGCCGGGAGAATGAGCGGCCAGTAACTATTCGTCCAATGCAGTTTATACATGAACTGATAGAAGCCGATGGCGCTGGCCTGATAAGGAACCATCATTACACACATGATGAAGGTGAAGAAAGGCTGGCGCATTTTCCAGTTGTAGGCCACAAGCCCGTAAGCCGTCAAAGACGAGAAATAAACGGTAAAGACTGTTGCTGAGGTTGAAATAATAAACGAGTTCAGAAACCCTTGAATCGGATCAAAGCTTTTATCCAGCAGCACATGAAGGTTCGTCATCAGGTGAGTGGATGGAAGCAGTGAAAGACCGCTTTGAATCTCCGGCGTTGAACGCGTGGCGTTGACAAACATAATCCAGAACGGAAGGATGCTGAGAATCGCCAGGAAAATGCAGACGATATAAATAATCGTCTTGCTGATTCTTCTACCGACGACTTCGCTTCTTGGAGCTTTTTCCATGGATTACACCTCCCGCGCAGCTGCTTTGGCAGCCTTTTCACTTTTGTTAATATTTTTTTGAGCTTTTCTGAGTTTAGCCGCATCACGGTCACGCATCAGGTAGAACAGTAATCCGGCCAATACAGCTGCAATGACGAACATAATCATACTTGCCGCTGCTGCGCGGTTATACATATAACTTCCCTTAAACGCTTGCCCGTAAATAAACATGGACGTGGTGAGCGTAGAGTCATCCGGTCCGCCTGCCAGGAACAGCTGCGGAATATCGAACATTGTCAAGCCGCCAATCATCGATGTGATCAACGTATACAGCAAGATGGTACGCAGGCTTGGCAGCGTAACCTTGAAGAACGTTTGGAACCCGTTGGCACCGTCAATCGCCGCCGACTCGAAGAGAGCCGGGTTGATGCCCATAACGCCCGCGACAAGGACGATCATCGTATTCCCGTACCACATCCAGAACTGGATAAACGAAACTATGCCCCGTGCTGTGGTCTTATCCTGAAGGAAGAAGACCGGGGCATCCGTCCATCCCAGCATTTGAAACAAGCTGTTTACCGGACCCATAGGGTAGGCGAACAAAGAACTGAAAAGCACTGCAATTGTACTCGCAGTGATAATATTCGGCATATAAAGCAAAACCTTGAACGCGCCTTGGCCCTTAATGTTAAGACGTTTGTTCGTGAACCACGCCGTAAGCAAGAGAGCAAGAACGATCTGTGGAATAAAGTTCGTAATCCAGAGCAGCGCTGTATTGATTAGAGACTTTCTGAATGAAGGGTTATCAAAGAGCAGATCTTTGAAGTTTTGAAAAGGGTTATCCAGAATATGAATCGGTTTTGGAATTAAGCCCTTCATATCCGTAAATCCGATGACTGCTGTGTATAAAATCGGATAAAGTGAGAAAATCAGAAATGCCAGGACAAACGGTAGGGTAAAAATGTAGCCATATTTCGAATAGTTGACACCCTTGCGGCGCATGCTCTCACCTCATTTATTGGAGGAAGGGGCGGGGATTACTCCCGCCCCTTCTGCTCCTTCTTATTCGCTGTCGATGCCAAGCTGGTCTTTAACTTGCTGCTTGAAGGTTGCGATTGCATCGTCACGGCTCTTGTTACCCGACGTGTATTCGCGAACCTGATCGCGCCAGAGCTTGTTAATCGTTTCGTCGTATTGAGTCAAGTTCTTACCGGAAGCGTTAGCGTTAGCCGGTACGAACACGTCAAACATGTTTTGTCCGCCGAGGAGTGGAACTTCACCGTTAGACTTCGACATGACTACGGAGGAAGCTACGCTGTCCTTTGTGCCTTGCTCGCCTTCCTTGATTGTGCCGTTAGCCCAATAGTATTGGAGGCCTGTTTCGGAAGTATCGAGTGTTACCCACTTGATGAAGTCTGCAACTGCCTTTTTCTTGGCTTCGTCCTGAACGACGTTCTTGTTCGCCAGCAGCCAAGTGCCTCCCCAGAAGAAGCCGGTTGGCGGCTCTGTAACTGCCCAGTCGCCGTTTGTATCTTTCACTTGACCGCTCATTGTGTAGTTGATCAGCCAAGCTGGACCAAAGAAACCGAAGATTGGCTTAGTGCCGGAACCGGACATGTCTGCGTACCAAGCTTCTGTCCAGTCCTGTGTATCGTTGTGATAGCCGTTATCTTTAAGCTTCTTGGACAGATCCAGGAATTCTTCACGTTTAGGATCGATATGGAGCTTGCCGTCTACGATCCAGCCTTTCTCAGAGCTGTTCTCGATCGGGTGCCAGATGTCGCCGTCACCGGAGACAATGCCGTAGCCTTTAGCTTTCAGCTTGGCTGCTGCGTCGAAGAATTTATCCCAGCCAGGTCCGATTGCTTCCTTGATTGTAGCCGGATCATCTGTTCCGAATACATCTTTGGCAATCGAGCGGCGATAGATGAAAGCACCGCCTGTTGCTTGGTAACCGAGACCTTTCAGTTGGCCGTCAGTGCTGGTGCCGATATCCACTGAATATTGGGCGATACCTGCGTCCTTCACCATTTGGTCGTCCAGACCCAAATCGGAGTAGTTAGCGGCATAAGTAGATGCATCGCCTTGTGTATACTTGAGAACGAACGCTGCTTCCGCTGCGTAAATATCAGGAGCATCTTTGCCGCCGGCAGCAAGTGCCTGGTCAAGAGCCGGCTGATAAGCGCCGTCGGTAGTTGCGATTACCGTTGTTTTGAACTCTACATTTGCATCTGGATGCGTTTCCAAATATTTAGTGGTCATGTTTGGAATCTCATCCGTGAAGCTCCAAAGATTAATCGTGACCTTCTCACCACTTGAAGTCGAAGCCGTGCTGTTGGATGAAGTTGAAGCATTTGAACCATTGGAACCATTTGAGCTTGCGCTTGATGAATTTGAATTGGAATTTCCGCCACACGCTGCGAGGACCGTTGTCATCAGAAGCATTGTTGAGACCCCGGCTAAAACACGTTTCATGCGTTTCATATTTTGCCTCCCCTTTTTTTGATGCTTTGTTTTTGTAACCGCATTCATAATTATAGATCGTAAGTCCCTGCTGCATAAGGAACCCCTATTGGGGAAAATTCCACTTTTTTTGGGTGGTGATTTGGATAGTGATTGCAGAGAAAAAACAAAACAACGGCAGACAGGAGCAAAATCCTCCTGAATGCCGCTGTTTTGTTTTTCTTTTATTACTACCGGAATATCTGCCACGCTTCGCCTTCTTCAGGCTGCCTCTTTAAAGTACAAAAATCCAGCTTTATCTCAGAATAGTCCGGCTCGTCCTACTCAAACTCATAACCGAACTTTAGTTTTATCTGCGAAATGGCGACCTTGTTTCGCGATGTCATTTCAGTCATGCTTCTCCCTCAAAGCTAGTTTAACCGGCTTCAATGGCAGCAGACTGCGGGTGCCCGCTAGCCTGCGGCTCGCGTCCAGCCCGGATTCGGGAAGGTGCCGTTTCTTTAAGGAACAGGCACAGCAGCAGGCAGACTACGATGCCGCCGATCGCGAGCAGCAGCGTATTTTCGATGCCGTAGTTTTTGGCAATAAAGCCGGCCAACGAAGGGGCTACGCCGCCGCCGAAAATTTCGCCGACACCGATAATGACACCAGCAGCCGTGGAGATCAGCGGAGCCGGAACCGACTCGATCGTGATGGTGCCGGACAGCAGCGGCAGGCATCCGTTGCAGCCAAAGGCAGTCATGAATAACAGGGCGAACAGTGCCATCGGACTTGCGCCCGTACCGATCAGTATGCCGAGCATGACGAGGGTCAGCAGCATGGCGCAGAGCGTAACCGTCTTGCGGCCGAAACGGTCGGACAGACCCGGAATGGCAAGCTGGCCAAAGAAAGCTCCGAAGCCGATTGCGGAAGTTATGAAGCCCATCTGCGTGACGCTGAGCTTCAGATAATCCGTCAGATAAGAAGGAAACATCGAGCCGAGTACAAAGATACAAGTCATCGCCCCGCACAGCGCAAACATACAAAGCAAAATGTTGCGGTGGCGGAAAATTTCGATAAACCGGGGTTTTCCGCCCGGTTGTGCAGCAGCTGGTGAAGCGGTCAACTTTGGCGCTGCGACAGCGGAAGAGCCAGAATTAACAGTGGATACTTGGGGTTCCCGCACTACTTTATATATGAAAAAGCCCACGATGAAGCCCGGTACAGCGACAATAGCAAACACCCAATGCCAGGATGGAACAAATCTGAGCAGCTGCGTGGCGATGATCGGTCCGAAGCCGAGGCCAAACAGCGCAAATGTACTCTGTTGTAGACCCATGTTGAAGCCGCGGCGTTTTTCCTTGGATACCTCGGCTGTTACGGCTACGCTTGCAGGACTGAAGGAGCCCTCCGTCACGCCCATGACGGCACGGATCAGCAGCAGACTGGCCAAACCTCCGGCGAGCCCGGTCAGAATCGACAAAAGCGAGAACAAAATAATAGAAGGAATAAGCACTTTTCGCCGGCCGAATTTATCGGATAGACTTCCCATCACAATGGAGAATACACCCCAGGACAAGCCAAGCACGGCGATAATATTGCCAAGATCCTGATAATCCAGGTGCAGGTCTCCCATCATCACCGGAAACATCGGCGTAATGATCCAGCGGTCGAGCCCGACAAGACCAAAACCCATAGCCATCAGAAGGACAACCTTCCATTCGTATGCGGTGCTGCTGTTTTTCACCGTTGGTTTGCTCATACCGGAACCTCCTCTTCACTCTTGTTATGAATGCCCGACAGGACCTCCCCTGTAGACATCACCCGGCCAAATACACTGCCAATGGTATCAAGCGTTGCCTGATGTGCGGCCTCGTTCAGCGCGCCTGTGGCATCACTGACAAAAACAACCTTGAAATCCCGCATAAAAGCGCTTCTTGCGGTTGATTCACAGCATACATTTGTGACGGTGCCGGTGATTATCACGGTATCTGCCATTCCTGTCCCGCGGATGGTCCGTATAATTGTTTCAAGATTGGTATTGTAAAAAGCATCATACCGATGTTTGGTAATAACCGGTTCATTAGGCAGCGGTGCAAGCTCCTCCACGATTCCCACACCCGGCGTGCCCGCGCGCATACCGACCTGCTTCAGCAGCGGATTATAGGCGGTCTCTAGCGGCGATACGTCGTATTGGTCATACAGCTCATGTTTCGTATACAAAACGGGAATCTGCTGTACACGGCAAGCCTCTATCAGCTCTTGCATCCGGGGAATCCGGCGGCGGGCCTCGGGCACTTCCATGGGTGCTCCTTCGAGCACAAAGTCATTCTGCATATCAATAACAAGCAAGACGGCCCTTGCGGGATCAAAGGCCCACGGCAGGGCAGCAGAAGGATTAAAATTAGATGGGGTATGGGAACTCATGAAGCTTCACTCGCTTTCCATTTTCTATTCGAGTCCAAATGTTAATTTTCATAACATATGTACTCGTTCCTATGGATGAAACTATAGCACAGAGCGAATTCATGTAAGATATACTGTTTTTTTATAGCCTGTTTATGAAAAAAAACGCCCTTGATCCATGAACACCGGTCAATTGTGTCAGATAAACTGCCTCAATTTTTTTTTGTATGTATGGACGACAGGAAAGAAAACAGGCTATGATACATATAGAGGTGATTGTCATGGATATTGAAGGACTACAGGCATTTGTCGCGGTAGCGAGAGAGAAAAGCATCTCCAAGGCGGCGCAGGCTCTGCACACGAGCCAGCCGGCGCTCAGCCTGCGTATTCGCCGCATGGAGGAAGGGCTCGGCTTTCCGCTGCTCGCCCGCAATTGGAATGGCGTCCGGCTTACGCCTCAAGGCTACTACTTCCTGCCCTATGCCATCCGGCTTATCCAGGACCTGGAGGACGCTTCTTCCGTGCTGACCAATCCGTGGGGCGAAGAGGTAAAACCTCAGTTTGAGGAGGTAACCGGACATGGGGACCGTCTGCTGATCGGCATGGATACCTGGCTTGCTCCCAAATATACGGCTCCCATTCTGCGCGTACTCCACCATTCCTATCCCGGCGTCAATGTCCGGTTCGTCACGCGGCCAACTGAAACTATCCTTGACCTGATCGAATACCGCAGTATTCATCTTGGAATTCATTACCATGAGCTCTCACGCCCTGCTCTCCGCACGGCTCCGCTGGCAGAGGACGACACCCTGCTGCTCGCTGCACCGGATGTCGAACGGTCTATTGACCCCCAGTTAGACGCGCTGCCGGATCTGACACTGCCTTTTCTTCTGTTCGACAATCCCGTCCTGTTGTCACACCGCTATGTCACTACGGCAATGTTTCAGAGATTCGGTATCAGCCGTATTCGAGTCGTCGACGACCTAAACGTGGCGGCAGCGCTAGTTGCCGAAGGCCTGGCTTATACAATGCTCCCCGCTTCAACTTATGCGCCGAGCTTCCGCAGCCTTGAACCTGCAATCGTCTCCCGGAGCCTGCACGGCCTAGTGCCTCCCTTGCCCATCCGGGCGGCTTATGTGCACGCAGACGACGATCCTTTTGCGGAAATTATCCGCTGTGTGATAGAGCATATATCAGTCGTGTAATTTGCCTCTCCTTTTTTAATATTTTACTCTTAGTAATCGTGCACATAATCGTAATCCACATTGCCTAAGAAATTAGTACCGGGAGGATTTTATACTTTCTTGGAGTATATGAAATTATTTTTAAACATAAAAAAGGCAGCCTATTGGCCGCCTCTAAATTTTTCTGAGAAATTATGCTTTACGTTTTTGAATCAAATCCCATCCCCCATCACTTCGTAAAAGACAAATCATATGATTCCAATCCTAGAATTTGTCTGGCCACCAAAGAGACCCCGCCTAACAGCGTTAATTCATGAATATGGTCATCCAGCGAAATAATTTGAGTAGGTCCAAGCGGCTCCAGAGCCACATACTCTTCATTAATTCGGTCCAATAAAGATGGGAAATGGGCAATAAAACGGGAAGAAAGGAACACCGCATCCGGGGCGCTGTATTGAATAGAGTTATAAGTAATTTGCGCGATGGCTGTGACCCATTGCTCCATAATCGAGGTAACTTCGGGATCCTTGTTCTCCATCAAAGAAACAAAGTCCTCTAAAGTGAAATTCGGTTTATTTTTGAGTTGAGCAATCCGGTCCAGCACGGCTTTCTCCGAATAAATCTCTTCAAGACGGCGGTATTCCTTATTTCCAGTCATGATGATCGAACGCCCGATTTCGCCGGACAGTCCATTTAAACCTTTATATAAACGCCTGTCAATAATCGTGCCTACACCTATTCCATTATGAATGTTGATAGCCAGAATATTATCGAACTGCACCTGATGGGCATGCTGGTAGAAATCCCGGATGTAAATCGCGGTGAGATTCGCCTCATTTTCGATCACAACAGGAACATCTATAAGCTCCTTCAACGCCTCGATTAAATCAAAGGTTTCGAAGTCCAGAAACGGACTGTACAGAACCAGATTATTCGACACCGGGGCATGAACCGCTATGGCGATCCCGATCAGTCCATTCAGAGTGTTATGATGATTCAAATTTAAAATGATATCCTTCATCAAAGCGAAAATATCTTTCACTTTGTTCGTATAGATCTTAATCGAATCCTGGTGAATGAGTTCCCCATTGATATAATTGACAGAGTATTTCAAATGCTTAACGCCCATGTCAAACGCCAAGACCAACCCGTATTTCCGGTTAAAACGAATTAAATTGGGTCTTCGACCGCCAATATTGGACGCTTCTCCTATCCCCAATTCTTCAATCAAACCCTGCTCATGCAGCTCACGAACAATAGAAGAAACCGTTGACTTTTGGAGATTGATTTTATCCGCAATTAAACTTCTGGATGTCTGATCAGTATCAAATAGAGTTTTTAATACTAATTTTGTGTTATTTTCTCTCATAACTTCCTGATCAGTTTTCTTAATCATCTGTTTATGTCCCTTTCAAATGTTGTTCATCCCACCATAGAAGTAGAGTCTATTTAGCAAGAAACAGTTGAAAGCGCATTCTTTCAACTGTTTCTTAGTATTACATTTGATTTAGTTTTTTTCAAGCTCTTTATAGATAAAATAGTCGAAATCTGCCGGCAGCTCATAACCGGAATAATCCACATTAGCCATGCCTACAAACGCGCCCGTAAAGAAACCGCCGTAGGATTGAACGACATAATCATCGGACAAAATGGCCGCGTCGAGCGTGACCTCAATATCGGTCCAATGCTCATTGTCAAAGGAATAGGCATACGTGTAGGTTTCTTTTCTCACTTTCACTTTGAAGTGTACATACGTGGCTTCGTCAGGCACTTTAATCGCTTTTTCCTTCAGGAAGCTGGTGAGGACTCCCCGGTCGTTCTGCGTAATTTCAATGACCCGTCCGTTGATTTCGTTCCAGGTAACATGAATCATAGACCAATGACCGGTATTATAGTAATTCACAAGTCCAGCCATCTGCTGGAAGGTATAAGGCGAATAAGCAACGGATGTTTGGGCGTCGAAATAAAAGGACTGCCAGCGCCGTGCAACCAGTGCCTGCTCATGTTCATTGGTTAACGAACCTTTGCCGTACAAGCGCAAATGCCCCGGCTTTTCGGTAAGAGAACCTATGGACGGATCAAAAGGAACACGCAAAGTATTGAAATTAATATTCAGCTTATCCGAATCAAAATGATCCTGCTCCGGATAAGTAGGCTCATATTTCGTTTCAACGGCCCCTTTGGGCGCTTCAACAAAACGTCTTCCCTGCTTGCCGCCTACAATATGAGGCCATTTATCCTCATCCCACTCTACCTTCTGAATCGCCGTTTCTCTGCCTAATGTGCACCAGCCACGCGGATCGCGGATCGATTCGTTCTCCCGGTGCCATGGGCGGCCCGTCAAATGGGCGAAATACCATTCGCCTTCCGGCGTTTCGACCAAGGCACCATGACCGTTCTTCTGCAGATAGTTATCCGGTGAATCAAATGCAGTCAGGAACGCCTCGCCAGGCTGGGTTTCATAAGGACCAAACAGCTCCTTCGACCGGGCCACCACCTCCTGGTGGGAATAAACGGTCCCTCCTTCTGCGCAGAACAAATAATATTGACCAAATAATTTATAAATATGAGGGCCTTCTACCAGCTTCACATCGGTGCCTTTGTAGATGATCCTACCGGTCTCCGGAAGCATTCTCTGCTCTTCCACCGAATATTCTGTAAGTTTAATGCCGTTAAATGGATGATGATATTCCCGATGATCCCATTCCATCTGAACCAGATACTTTTTCCCGTCGTCATCATGGAACAAAGAAGCGTCGAAGCCTACACCATTCAGCTTGATCGGATCGCTCCATGGACCTTCAATACTCTCGGCAGTCGTCAAATAGTTGGTCATGTCCTTGAAGGCGCCTTCCGTTACCTTAACATCGGTATACACAAGCCAGAACTTGCCGTCCGCATAAGATAAATCCGGGGCCCAGATGCCGCCTGAATCCTTATTCCCTTTCATGTCCAGCAGCGTTGTTGTGGAGAGCGGATGAGCAATCAACCGCCAATTCACCAGGTCCTTGGATTCATGAATTTGCACGCCGGGAAACCATTCAAAGGTAGAGTTGGCAATGTAGTAGGTGTCGCCTACCCTAACGATAGATGGATCCGCATTGAAGCCTTTTAACACTGGATTTTCGATTTGCATGTGAAACCCTCCTATTACATGAAATATGGTGATAAGTCAATATCTTCTATTTGAAAAAGAGGTACGCTCGCCTTAGTTAGCATCGCGGCTCTCGATTTCTTTATTAATCTCATAAACCTTCGCATCCGTTAAGTGGTATTTCGAAATAATAAACATAGCCAGGATGAGCAAGAGAGCAGGCAATACCGATACCAGCCAAAGGATGCCCTGCTGTGCGAGGCCAGACTGTGTTTCGCTGTCGTTCACATAACCCGTCCAGCTGAGGACAAACCCCGGAACAACACCGCCCAGCGCCATCCCAAATTTGAAAAAGAATCCCGTTAAAGCGTTAACAACTCCTGATATGCGCCGGCCCGATTGAAGCTCTCCGTAGGAAATGACCTCAGGCACCAATGCCCACATATAGCCGGTTGCTACAATCACGCCTGTCGATTTGATAAACTGAGCAATCAGAACCAAAGCAATATGATCCTGCGGATTCGGAATCAGATAGATGAAGAGCATTCCGATAATCGCTAGACCCAGGAAGACGAGGAACATCGCTTTCTTCCCGATAAGCTTCTTGATTCTAGGAACCAGCGGCAGGAAGATAAAGGCCGGTATAGAGCCCAGCGCGTTAAACCACTGTACATAATCAGAAGCCTGAACCACATACTGCATATAATAGGAACCGCCGGCATTCCCGATCGACATCATCGCGAAAGCGGTAATGAAGAAGAAAGCCAGAATCCGCAGCGGTTTATTCCGTTTGAATTCGGTTACAAGATCGGATACTTTAACTTCATCCTGCTTGGAATCGTCCATGACGACTTTCTCTTTCGTCTGACTGAAGCAGAACAGCAAAATCAGAAAGCCGACGCCCGCATAGATCGCCATCGTGATCAGCCAGCCGGAAGCGCTTAATTTCGTATCCCAAGTACCGTCGGCAGAGAACAATTTAACAAGCACCGGCACGCCGTAAGCTACGGCAAGTCCACCTAAATTAGCAAGAAACATACGTGTGGAAGTTAATTTCGTAATTTCATCATTATCCCGAGTCAGGGATGCATTAAGCGCACCGTAAGGCACGTTCAGCAGCGTATAAAGCATAGACAATCCTACATAAGTGACATACGCATAAATAAGGCTGCCGGAATAACCGTTCCAGAATACTAAAATGGCTAATACCGATAAAGGTAATCCGGCGAACACTAGGTAACCTCTATATTTCCCGAAGCGCGTCGAGTGCTTATCTACAAGGGCACCAACAACTGGATCCCAGATCGCATCAATAATGCGTACGACCAAGAACATCGCAGCCGCAGCTGCAGGGTTAAGCCCAAATACATTCGTATAAAAAAA
Encoded proteins:
- a CDS encoding MFS transporter; this encodes MESSLERNNGRGFYKLSRLQRIGFGSGDLAQNLIYNTVSTYLLFFYTNVFGLNPAAAAAMFLVVRIIDAIWDPVVGALVDKHSTRFGKYRGYLVFAGLPLSVLAILVFWNGYSGSLIYAYVTYVGLSMLYTLLNVPYGALNASLTRDNDEITKLTSTRMFLANLGGLAVAYGVPVLVKLFSADGTWDTKLSASGWLITMAIYAGVGFLILLFCFSQTKEKVVMDDSKQDEVKVSDLVTEFKRNKPLRILAFFFITAFAMMSIGNAGGSYYMQYVVQASDYVQWFNALGSIPAFIFLPLVPRIKKLIGKKAMFLVFLGLAIIGMLFIYLIPNPQDHIALVLIAQFIKSTGVIVATGYMWALVPEVISYGELQSGRRISGVVNALTGFFFKFGMALGGVVPGFVLSWTGYVNDSETQSGLAQQGILWLVSVLPALLLILAMFIISKYHLTDAKVYEINKEIESRDAN
- a CDS encoding ROK family transcriptional regulator: MIKKTDQEVMRENNTKLVLKTLFDTDQTSRSLIADKINLQKSTVSSIVRELHEQGLIEELGIGEASNIGGRRPNLIRFNRKYGLVLAFDMGVKHLKYSVNYINGELIHQDSIKIYTNKVKDIFALMKDIILNLNHHNTLNGLIGIAIAVHAPVSNNLVLYSPFLDFETFDLIEALKELIDVPVVIENEANLTAIYIRDFYQHAHQVQFDNILAINIHNGIGVGTIIDRRLYKGLNGLSGEIGRSIIMTGNKEYRRLEEIYSEKAVLDRIAQLKNKPNFTLEDFVSLMENKDPEVTSIMEQWVTAIAQITYNSIQYSAPDAVFLSSRFIAHFPSLLDRINEEYVALEPLGPTQIISLDDHIHELTLLGGVSLVARQILGLESYDLSFTK
- a CDS encoding LysR family transcriptional regulator; translation: MDIEGLQAFVAVAREKSISKAAQALHTSQPALSLRIRRMEEGLGFPLLARNWNGVRLTPQGYYFLPYAIRLIQDLEDASSVLTNPWGEEVKPQFEEVTGHGDRLLIGMDTWLAPKYTAPILRVLHHSYPGVNVRFVTRPTETILDLIEYRSIHLGIHYHELSRPALRTAPLAEDDTLLLAAPDVERSIDPQLDALPDLTLPFLLFDNPVLLSHRYVTTAMFQRFGISRIRVVDDLNVAAALVAEGLAYTMLPASTYAPSFRSLEPAIVSRSLHGLVPPLPIRAAYVHADDDPFAEIIRCVIEHISVV
- a CDS encoding glycoside hydrolase family 43 protein, with the protein product MQIENPVLKGFNADPSIVRVGDTYYIANSTFEWFPGVQIHESKDLVNWRLIAHPLSTTTLLDMKGNKDSGGIWAPDLSYADGKFWLVYTDVKVTEGAFKDMTNYLTTAESIEGPWSDPIKLNGVGFDASLFHDDDGKKYLVQMEWDHREYHHPFNGIKLTEYSVEEQRMLPETGRIIYKGTDVKLVEGPHIYKLFGQYYLFCAEGGTVYSHQEVVARSKELFGPYETQPGEAFLTAFDSPDNYLQKNGHGALVETPEGEWYFAHLTGRPWHRENESIRDPRGWCTLGRETAIQKVEWDEDKWPHIVGGKQGRRFVEAPKGAVETKYEPTYPEQDHFDSDKLNINFNTLRVPFDPSIGSLTEKPGHLRLYGKGSLTNEHEQALVARRWQSFYFDAQTSVAYSPYTFQQMAGLVNYYNTGHWSMIHVTWNEINGRVIEITQNDRGVLTSFLKEKAIKVPDEATYVHFKVKVRKETYTYAYSFDNEHWTDIEVTLDAAILSDDYVVQSYGGFFTGAFVGMANVDYSGYELPADFDYFIYKELEKN